From a region of the Pan paniscus chromosome 19, NHGRI_mPanPan1-v2.0_pri, whole genome shotgun sequence genome:
- the LINC02876 gene encoding uncharacterized protein encoded by LINC02876, translating into MYTSLKSTFVAFADGRGTTESMPSPPLANSNHESPVNQLGNMQNMRLGPSFILTGIFLGNGRTEASPFFRDEFALSKIFPEYKRNLFGKFQTNIFCKVSYTRGAPGNYQRYLMLPAVTDGDDAP; encoded by the exons ATGTATACTTCCCTTAAATCCACCTTCGTAGCATTTGCTGATG GAAGAGGCACAACAGAGTCCATGCCTTCGCCTCCTCTGGCCAACTCTAATCATGAATCTCCTGTGAATCAGCTGGGAAACATGCAGA ATATGAGATTGGGGCCCTCATTCATACTAACTGGAATTTTCCTTGGCAATGGTAGAACAGAAGCTTCTCCATTCTTTAGAGATGAATTTGCTTTAAGTAAGATCTTCCCAGagtacaaaagaaatttattcggAAAATTTCAAACTAAT ATCTTTTGCAAGGTGAGCTACACGAGAGGAGCTCCTGGAAATTACCAGAGATACTTAATGTTGCCAGCTGTTACAGATGGAGATGATGCACCCTGA